ACATAGTCTTACAAATGGTACAGGTATGGCAACGTCATTCTTCACAGAATCACATGCACGTGGTGAACTAATATTTTCCTCACAAAATTTGTATCCAGATTATTTTTCGCAGCAGCTCAGAGTTGAGAACAACTTCCTGGGCTGCCTGCAGAAGCTATCTAGAGCGACATGGACAGCAAAggagctcatctctctcatcaAGACCAGTTGTTCATCATCTCTGGGGTTTCTCTCTGACTAAATCTTGTCTTAGATTCTGAGTGTAAGTAGCCAATTTGAGTTCTTGTATATAATGATCTTTTCATAGAGTATTTGCTAATTTTTCTTGATTCATTCGTGCAAAAATGCTTTGTAGTTGACAAATATTTTGGATTCGACATTCTTGGAGAAGCCTAAGAAAGTAtatttagattaaaaaaaaaaaaaaaagaggcagGCAAATTTGTACTCCCTTTTTGGCATGgttattaagaataaaattgatTAATAGAGAGAGTAGTATTTTGGAATGGAGGAATGGTATGCTGTTTATCCGGGCGAATTTGTACTATATCAGACTGATTCAATTTCAGACATCATCGtgataaaacaaaattaaaaaacacaACTTTCTTTATTCAACAACAAAATACCATAAAACAAACAGTAGAACACGAGTTTAACACACACCAAGTGACCAAACTAAAGCAAACAAGCACCACACAGAAACAGATGCAGAAAACCTCGAAAACTAGCAAACCAGAAAAGCAGCAAAAACAAATGGGGTATGCTTCCTGTGAGCATCCTGGAAGAGGCAAAGCACTCTATACAAGAAGCAAACCCCATTAGATTCACGCACAAACTCCTTCGAAAGGAGATTGGACGTCTTCATGGGTGTTCTTCCTTCCACACTCTACACGAAGAACATATTGTTCAACAGCTCAGGGTGCAGATCGTAGAAGCTTTGATCAAACGAGGCAGTGGAAGATGTTCCTCGAGGGTCTTTCTCCATGGCCACCTCTTGAAACATACGGCCCCTGTAAGCAACAAGATCAGCGTAGTACACAGGTGGAACAAGCGAGACAGGCTTCGTGCAACGCACAAAAGTGAAGCACATGTCGTATATGAGCTTCTGCAGGCGGTCGGATGTGAAGCCGTTCTCATCAAAAAGCACGTAGTAGTGAGTAGGCTTGCTCGTCCCAATCCCTCCGTAGTGGCTGCACAGATAGAAATCAAAATCATGCGGATGAACAATTTTGGTGTCCACCACAGTCCCGGGAGGCACATTCCCAGTTTGGCCACCATCGCTTTTGTTTTCAACAAAAAGACGAGTCTGATGGCGCTTCTGAGCAACAATTACCGTGATCAGTGGCTGGTAATCATCGCTGTAAATGGCCGCCTTCATATCGAACAACTCCTGTCCAAGCACCATCTCAAACTGCCCCTCACTAACTCCATCACGAAACAACACAATCCTCCTCGGCCTAACCTTGTTGATTCGAGCATAGGCTTTCACCAAATCCAAACACATTGTTCCAAAATTCTTGATAGTTTCACAACGATGCTTCTGAGGGCTAACCCTTGTAGCATACTGATTTGCAGCCGGCCAGTTCATCGTGCCAACAACTGCAGCTATAGACGGGCATTCCTTGTTCATGGGCGCAGGATGGTTCACATCGGCCCCTATAAACATCACATGATCAGAGGGATTGAAATTCGTAAGCTTTCCGGATACTTCAAAATTAGTGCCTCCTAACTTGGCATTAATCTTGAGACAAAGATTAGCAAGATATTGATCTTGTCCCTTGTTAGCAGCTGGCGACAAACAACACTGTGTCACCACACCAATCTGCGTCTCAGAAATCCACTTGATATACTTGTATCCCGGATCCCTTCTAGTCATCACACAGACAATCATCTGCAGCTGCTTCCCTTTATTCACTCTGCTTGCTTCATTCACGATATCCTTCAGAAGCCTCTCGATCCTGTCAACAGAGGAGAAATCATTCATCCGTGTGAGACGATACACATCAGGTTCGGCCATCTGAATGCCCAGATTCCTGCTGCGACCCCTCAAATTGTTAACAAATGCTTCCGCCTGCAGCCTGTTGTAACGGTCTCCATCAGTGAAATCTAACAACGCCCAACAGTCCATAGATTTTGGGTTCACGAATGTTTTGCCAAGAAGGTTCCATTGGCATTTCTCCGCATCCACTCTTACTGGACGCGTACCTCCTACTTTCAACTCCGGAGCACCAATCACTCGGCCTCCAACCTTGGTCATGTTCATATCAAGGCTTATTCCAAAGTTTCTAGCGATCTCCCTACAACAACCAAATACAACCACTTTATCACATAACAAACCAAGTAATCAATCCATAAAATCTCCTCTCACATTGATATATCTAATTAAACAACATTACAATTTCCAAACTTTACCAAAGAAAAAGCATAAAGCCTCAAGAGACTAGACATGGACAAATCATACAGGTTGAGCATATACAGTAAGCAAGCATCTTGGCAAGTAAGAATGCTAACAAATATAAGCAATGTAAGGAAGAAAAAGCATACCCAAATGATCCATCTTCGGCCCGCACCATATCACAAATCGTGTCCCTTCTCTGCCAAGGCTTAACGAGGGTTAGATTCTTCAAGTAAACAGCCGTATTCTTGTCCAAATTCTCTTTAGGAAACCTCTGCCCTTCAGCCAACACGCAAAATTCCATCGGTATAGCGTTCGGCTTGTTCGGTTTTCCAACATCCAAGCATGGAATGTCGAGGTACCTAATATCTTTCCCCCATTTGTCCCTAAAATAATCAACAATATTAACCATTCGAGGAGGCGCATTGCCCTCTGTATCAACGAATTCGAAGGAGACATTACGGGTAGTCTCCCTCGTTAACCCCACGATTGTATACTTCTGATTCGTGCGACGATGAGTCACCTTCACTTTCAAGCCTCGAAGAGCGTCGATGATCGGCTTCGTCATTCGCACAATCTCGTTCACCTCTCTAAATCCGACATGATCTTTCAGAAAGTCGATGACGGGCATCGGTTTCCTGAATGCGAGAACAGAATAGTCCAGACACAGCGACAGGCCCTGCTCCGTGGGCTTGAGGCTCGGCATAAAGCCCTTGTACGCTGCAAGGCCGCCGCGGAGGTCGGCCGAGTTTCGGGCTGAGAAGAAACTTCTGCTACCCATAGGGATTCTGGCCCTCATCGGATTCTCCTTCATCACCAAATCCAATCCTTGCAATGTGTCGCGAGGAACGTGAGTGAGGTTCCCTTTCAGATAGTCTTTTAGTTTGGACAGCTTCAATTCGTTGACGAGTTTGATGGTGAACATGTAGGACCCACTCCGAACATCTTCGCCCTCCGGTACGTCCACTCTGTACTGTCCTTCGCCCAACCGGATTGCGCTGAACACGTTCTTCTCGCCGTCGTAGACTGTTCTGAGCAGCTCGGCGCCGGGGAATGCCAGGTCTTTGATCAACCGCAAGTCGGATTTTCGGAGCACTTTTTTTGCCGGTGGATTGCCGTTGGCAGCCACGGGCTTTACGTCAACGTCGTAGTGGTAGATGGTACCCGCTTCGTCGAAGGAGATCGGAAAGTGGTTGACCACGAGGTTGATCTTCCGAACGGCAAGGGTGCCGCCGTGGTCCGGCCGGCGTATGGCCTCAATCTGGCGCTGTTTACCGCTCTCAGAACTCGTGGGAGATCGCACACGTGCAGCAGCGCCCACCGGAACAGGTGCAGGTGCAGGTGCAGGTGCAGGGGAAGGAAGAGGGTTGGGTTGCCTCGAAGATTCTCCCCACGGCCTTCCGGTCCACGTGGACCCCCTTCCTCTTCCACTGGTTGCACCCACGGCCACGGGGACGGGCTGGGCAGGTGGTCTGTAGCCCCAGGCCGGCTGGGGCGGAGGCTGATTCGCTTGCGGCGGAGGCCGACTGACCCACTGCGACTGTGGGCGAGCGGGAGGCTGGTGGTAGGAACCCTCCGATCCTCTTCCGCCGCCTTGATTTCCGCGCCCACGGCCTCCTCCTTGTTGATCGTCGTAGTTACCgcgccgaccgccgccgccgcggccACGCCCACGCCCGGAGTTGTTGCCTCTGCCACCTTCCATTCTAGTTCTAGTCAATAAGGTTTTGAATCTGAGAGTAAAAGACTTAGAAATCAGAAATCTAGTACGATGATTAAGCGAGGGGCGTTGTGGGTGTATTAAAAGAGGTATGAGAAAAAGGCAACGTGACGAAAAAGGGCTTTTGCTTATGTATGAAATAAAGAATAGATGTTTTGTTGAATATGAAACTGCAAGGGTTCGGAATCGGGGTAGAATCGGAATCAGAAAGGTAAATCTGGGACATTCGAGAAAGATCGATTGGATGAGAAAATTAACAACAGATAAGCTCCAAGTCTAACTGAAACTGCTGCCCACTGCCCATCGTGGGGTCATGCCGGGGCGTGGTTTCTTCCAAGTTACGcctcaataatatttttccaTATTAACGATTAAAATTTCATCACTTTTTTTCTTTGGATAAAATCTTTTGGATCAAATTGATCCGCGAATCAATAACGGCAAAATAGtcataatatttaaaataataatgtattTTATCTTAAATattcttaataaaattttagatttaaaaataataagtttaATGAACATATATATTACATATGGGTAAATCTCCTAATTACTTACAAGTAAATCCCTCTGATTTCGTTTCATTATTGTAGGCCATAAATTCACTCTTTCAACTCCAACCGGTTCTTGAATTGTCTCAGTTATTGCTCCAAATAATCAGTGACGAGCATCTCTAATTTAAATTCTTTGAATCCATAACCATTTAATCGCCATTAAATTCAAAAAGCGAAATGCTCAATGCACATAATACGCACgtaattgaatatttttgtcATTCTATAAATTTccataaattatgaaattaatacAATTTCAATTGAATTTCCAATTTACGTGATCATCCTTTGAATAATTAAGGAATGTACAATTCAAATTTCAATCTTATATCTTtccttaataataaattatttatttccttaaattaaattatgaattaattttcattatacaGCTTTATTTATCAATGATTTACATCCCATAAATTAGCTCAAACTCAATTAGAAGAATCAAGTAATTAAAATTGCAGTCAAATTATTGTTTCatattcttatttaattagttagttatttttcttcaataacGTTACATGACTAATTAATGATTTAATATGTAttgatgaaaaaattgatgaacTCATCAACTTAACATtctaaattcatatatatatatatagatagatttaaattattattttacaaatttat
The genomic region above belongs to Salvia miltiorrhiza cultivar Shanhuang (shh) chromosome 5, IMPLAD_Smil_shh, whole genome shotgun sequence and contains:
- the LOC131026282 gene encoding protein argonaute 2-like is translated as MEGGRGNNSGRGRGRGGGGRRGNYDDQQGGGRGRGNQGGGRGSEGSYHQPPARPQSQWVSRPPPQANQPPPQPAWGYRPPAQPVPVAVGATSGRGRGSTWTGRPWGESSRQPNPLPSPAPAPAPAPVPVGAAARVRSPTSSESGKQRQIEAIRRPDHGGTLAVRKINLVVNHFPISFDEAGTIYHYDVDVKPVAANGNPPAKKVLRKSDLRLIKDLAFPGAELLRTVYDGEKNVFSAIRLGEGQYRVDVPEGEDVRSGSYMFTIKLVNELKLSKLKDYLKGNLTHVPRDTLQGLDLVMKENPMRARIPMGSRSFFSARNSADLRGGLAAYKGFMPSLKPTEQGLSLCLDYSVLAFRKPMPVIDFLKDHVGFREVNEIVRMTKPIIDALRGLKVKVTHRRTNQKYTIVGLTRETTRNVSFEFVDTEGNAPPRMVNIVDYFRDKWGKDIRYLDIPCLDVGKPNKPNAIPMEFCVLAEGQRFPKENLDKNTAVYLKNLTLVKPWQRRDTICDMVRAEDGSFGEIARNFGISLDMNMTKVGGRVIGAPELKVGGTRPVRVDAEKCQWNLLGKTFVNPKSMDCWALLDFTDGDRYNRLQAEAFVNNLRGRSRNLGIQMAEPDVYRLTRMNDFSSVDRIERLLKDIVNEASRVNKGKQLQMIVCVMTRRDPGYKYIKWISETQIGVVTQCCLSPAANKGQDQYLANLCLKINAKLGGTNFEVSGKLTNFNPSDHVMFIGADVNHPAPMNKECPSIAAVVGTMNWPAANQYATRVSPQKHRCETIKNFGTMCLDLVKAYARINKVRPRRIVLFRDGVSEGQFEMVLGQELFDMKAAIYSDDYQPLITVIVAQKRHQTRLFVENKSDGGQTGNVPPGTVVDTKIVHPHDFDFYLCSHYGGIGTSKPTHYYVLFDENGFTSDRLQKLIYDMCFTFVRCTKPVSLVPPVYYADLVAYRGRMFQEVAMEKDPRGTSSTASFDQSFYDLHPELLNNMFFV